The following coding sequences lie in one Candidatus Nitrospira allomarina genomic window:
- a CDS encoding Tll0287-like domain-containing protein — MSLRILFIGIVLGAMVCTSGWESAQAAGEDEMEVRMAPGTEVSFSPEVVAGYIHTVIAADRALYTTHVVDRMQENRIVIAAEAWKQRKALPLPAQMLLMGGRVAEMGGTGLRYRLASLWPIYEENGPSTNFEESGLKFVAENPDEVYSGIIKRGDQRFFKAIYADRAVSKACVDCHNGHLLSSKRDFKMGDVMGAIIISFPLPSEKKESP; from the coding sequence ATGAGTTTACGGATATTATTCATAGGAATCGTGCTGGGGGCAATGGTGTGCACAAGCGGTTGGGAGAGCGCACAAGCTGCGGGGGAGGATGAAATGGAAGTGCGGATGGCACCAGGGACTGAAGTGAGTTTCTCTCCAGAGGTTGTGGCCGGGTATATCCATACGGTGATTGCCGCAGACAGAGCGCTCTATACGACACATGTGGTGGATCGCATGCAGGAGAATCGGATCGTGATTGCCGCAGAAGCCTGGAAGCAACGGAAGGCGCTTCCTCTCCCTGCGCAAATGCTTTTGATGGGTGGACGAGTGGCCGAAATGGGGGGGACCGGGCTGCGATATCGTCTGGCCAGTTTGTGGCCTATTTATGAGGAAAATGGGCCAAGCACCAACTTTGAAGAGTCTGGATTGAAATTCGTGGCTGAGAATCCCGATGAAGTATATAGTGGAATTATCAAGAGAGGGGATCAACGGTTTTTTAAAGCCATTTATGCGGATCGGGCGGTTTCAAAAGCCTGTGTGGACTGCCACAACGGGCATTTGTTGAGTTCCAAGCGTGATTTCAAAATGGGAGATGTGATGGGTGCCATCATCATCTCGTTTCCGCTACCTTCAGAAAAGAAGGAATCTCCCTGA
- a CDS encoding ABC transporter permease produces MRLWLPLSIIAAWAFLAIFNFIFSLTPDAIDLTKILSPPSLEHWLGHDELGRPVADRLISGAHTSFFVSLCVVALGVSLGSLLGVSSAYLSGWVDAGFVRIVDVMLAFPGLLLAIALAGALGPGIGNVILALGIVGWVGYARLARGQVLALKHADHVLAAQAIGAPPWRIILRHLLPLIMAPLIVEASFGVAGAIIAEAGLSFLGLGVQPPAASWGSMIRDGTRYMLVAPHLVVFPGLALMAVVLAANMLGDWLRDRLDVKEQTSRRLS; encoded by the coding sequence ATGCGTCTTTGGCTCCCACTCTCCATCATCGCCGCCTGGGCCTTTCTGGCCATCTTCAATTTCATCTTTTCCTTAACTCCTGATGCGATTGATCTCACCAAAATCCTTTCCCCGCCAAGCCTGGAGCACTGGTTGGGGCATGATGAATTAGGTCGACCGGTTGCCGACCGCCTCATCAGCGGCGCACACACGTCGTTTTTTGTTTCGCTGTGTGTGGTCGCCCTGGGGGTGAGTCTTGGAAGCCTTCTCGGCGTCTCCAGTGCGTATCTCAGCGGATGGGTCGATGCCGGTTTTGTGCGAATTGTGGACGTCATGCTCGCCTTCCCGGGATTACTGCTTGCCATCGCCCTCGCCGGGGCATTAGGACCGGGAATCGGCAATGTGATTCTGGCTCTGGGAATCGTGGGATGGGTGGGATACGCCCGCCTGGCGAGAGGACAGGTTCTCGCCCTCAAGCACGCCGATCACGTGCTGGCGGCCCAGGCCATCGGCGCACCGCCTTGGCGTATTATTCTCCGGCACCTTCTGCCGTTAATCATGGCTCCGCTTATTGTTGAAGCCAGCTTTGGTGTCGCCGGCGCCATCATAGCCGAGGCCGGCCTCTCCTTTTTGGGACTGGGTGTTCAACCTCCTGCCGCGTCATGGGGAAGCATGATTCGCGACGGAACCCGCTACATGTTGGTAGCTCCCCACCTGGTCGTCTTTCCCGGCTTGGCTCTTATGGCAGTCGTTCTTGCGGCTAACATGCTGGGAGATTGGCTGAGAGATCGGTTGGATGTGAAAGAACAGACTTCCCGAAGACTGTCATGA
- a CDS encoding carboxypeptidase-like regulatory domain-containing protein has protein sequence MKGRKGWKGIVGVGLIALFAQTAWSYDEITVTDGGTIQGKVTITGDKPRPMAFNLVTIPDPVFCGTISTGTGWRIVEDFIIGPDQSLKDVVVFLKDIEHGKPFHMPKVRIESVDCEFIPFVNVLRDGDELTVVNMDPVEHDIQAYETARERGARVLFNRPLPMNPYHKVAGIFGKKHLPGEPMVEKIHLRKGRNVFVMQCGFHPYMFSWGLVLENPYYAITPEDGTFEMTDVPPGDYMLTAWHPGMKEFVEQPITVTAQKATVANFQFEAPQGRRSAHEIEVNPRFGLELLEEGLEIVPSIRRQIP, from the coding sequence ATGAAGGGCCGAAAAGGATGGAAAGGGATCGTAGGGGTTGGGCTTATAGCGCTTTTCGCGCAAACGGCATGGTCCTACGATGAAATAACCGTGACCGATGGGGGAACCATTCAAGGGAAAGTGACCATTACGGGAGATAAGCCCAGACCCATGGCCTTTAATCTAGTGACGATCCCCGATCCGGTGTTTTGTGGAACCATCTCTACGGGAACGGGTTGGCGGATTGTTGAGGATTTTATTATTGGGCCTGATCAAAGCCTTAAAGATGTGGTGGTTTTTCTCAAAGATATCGAACACGGGAAACCGTTTCACATGCCTAAGGTCAGGATCGAATCAGTCGACTGTGAATTCATTCCGTTTGTGAATGTATTGCGCGATGGAGACGAACTGACCGTCGTCAATATGGATCCGGTCGAGCATGATATTCAGGCCTATGAAACGGCCAGAGAGCGAGGGGCCAGGGTCCTGTTCAATCGTCCTCTACCGATGAATCCGTACCACAAGGTGGCGGGAATATTCGGCAAGAAACACCTTCCCGGTGAACCAATGGTGGAAAAAATACATTTACGAAAAGGACGGAATGTGTTTGTCATGCAGTGTGGATTCCATCCCTATATGTTTTCTTGGGGACTTGTGTTGGAGAACCCCTATTATGCGATTACTCCCGAGGATGGAACCTTTGAAATGACCGATGTTCCTCCTGGAGACTATATGCTGACGGCCTGGCATCCCGGGATGAAGGAGTTTGTGGAACAACCCATCACGGTGACAGCTCAGAAAGCCACTGTGGCTAATTTTCAGTTTGAGGCTCCACAAGGCCGTCGTAGTGCGCATGAAATAGAGGTAAATCCCCGGTTTGGATTGGAGTTATTAGAAGAAGGCCTTGAAATTGTCCCTTCGATTAGACGCCAGATTCCCTAA